A portion of the Nitrospira sp. genome contains these proteins:
- a CDS encoding AAA family ATPase: MAKIIAVTNQKGGVGKTTTSVNLAAGVALQGKRVLLVDMDPQGNATSGLGLDPRSLHGNIYNCLINNDNSDDIVKKTEIGDLSILPSNADLAGAEIELVNIEDREQRLRHVLQKIEDRFDYIFLDCPPALGILTVNALCAARTVLIPVQCEYYAMEGLTRLIDSIERVRHSLNPELTIEGIVLTMYDVRNTLARQVADQVRSHFVDKVYQVTIPRNVTLAEAPSYGRPVLLYNMASTGAQSYLSLAKEFLGHGEKSLG; this comes from the coding sequence ATGGCGAAGATTATTGCCGTAACCAATCAAAAAGGTGGAGTAGGAAAAACCACCACGTCCGTCAATCTTGCCGCAGGCGTTGCATTGCAAGGTAAGCGAGTCTTGCTTGTGGACATGGATCCGCAGGGTAACGCCACGAGCGGGCTCGGTCTCGACCCGAGATCACTTCACGGAAATATTTATAACTGTTTGATAAATAACGATAATAGTGACGACATTGTGAAAAAGACCGAGATCGGTGATCTCTCTATACTTCCTTCTAATGCCGATCTGGCAGGCGCTGAAATTGAGCTGGTCAACATTGAAGATCGAGAGCAGCGTCTTCGTCATGTGCTCCAGAAAATAGAAGATCGATTTGACTATATCTTTCTGGATTGCCCACCGGCACTCGGAATTCTGACCGTGAATGCTCTCTGTGCCGCCCGAACAGTGCTGATTCCGGTGCAATGCGAGTACTATGCGATGGAAGGATTGACGCGACTCATCGACAGCATCGAACGAGTCCGTCACTCGTTGAACCCAGAGCTGACGATCGAGGGGATCGTCTTGACAATGTACGACGTGAGGAATACGTTGGCTCGGCAGGTTGCGGATCAGGTTCGGTCGCACTTTGTCGACAAGGTCTATCAGGTCACGATTCCCCGGAACGTCACGCTTGCGGAAGCTCCGAGCTATGGTCGTCCCGTCCTCTTGTACAACATGGCGTCGACCGGCGCTCAATCGTACCTCTCTCTAGCCAAGGAGTTTCTCGGCCATGGAGAAAAAAGCCTTGGGTAG
- the atpH gene encoding ATP synthase F1 subunit delta, with product MIKTAVARRYAQALFELLDPSSIEATRGTLAGLGQAMKESASLRHAVASPAFGVHDKIAVLTELGSRLGCPPAAKAFLAQLVKKHRVAFLPEIAEAFAHLVDRSKGRQHVVVSSAVTLPSSEQERIKARLTDTLKREVDVAFQTDAALLAGLQILIGSRVVDSTVRGRLNTIRAVLTRE from the coding sequence GTGATAAAGACGGCAGTTGCGCGACGTTACGCACAGGCACTCTTCGAGCTTCTCGATCCATCGTCCATAGAAGCCACAAGAGGTACCCTCGCTGGTCTCGGGCAGGCCATGAAGGAATCCGCCTCCCTCCGCCATGCGGTGGCCTCTCCCGCGTTCGGGGTCCATGACAAAATCGCCGTGTTGACGGAACTCGGCAGCCGTCTGGGCTGCCCTCCGGCCGCGAAGGCCTTTTTGGCTCAGCTCGTCAAGAAGCACCGGGTCGCATTCCTGCCGGAAATCGCAGAAGCCTTTGCCCATCTCGTCGATCGTTCAAAAGGCAGACAGCACGTGGTGGTGTCCTCGGCCGTCACACTGCCGTCGTCGGAACAGGAGCGCATCAAGGCTCGTTTGACCGACACGTTGAAACGCGAGGTCGACGTCGCCTTTCAGACCGATGCCGCCCTCCTGGCCGGTCTCCAGATTCTCATCGGGAGCCGAGTGGTCGACAGCACGGTTCGGGGGCGCCTGAATACCATACGAGCGGTGTTGACGCGCGAATAG
- a CDS encoding polymer-forming cytoskeletal protein: MWGQDKQDAKRQTEGDQDQDTEQSQTESTTGKEGLEDISAFVGKGVDFKGTISYNGTVRIDGSLEGEIRTDGTLLIGEDAVIQAKISAGTIVCKGKITGDVVARERVKLRAPAVVNGSVKTPILSMEDGVQFNGGLEMGQGTQGATVHTLSGSSASGVKRVGA; encoded by the coding sequence ATGTGGGGACAGGATAAACAGGACGCCAAACGCCAGACAGAGGGAGACCAAGATCAGGATACTGAACAGTCTCAAACGGAGTCCACCACCGGCAAGGAAGGCTTGGAAGACATCAGTGCTTTCGTCGGGAAAGGCGTGGATTTCAAGGGCACCATTTCCTATAACGGCACGGTGCGGATCGACGGCTCGTTGGAGGGGGAAATTCGAACGGACGGCACGCTGTTGATCGGAGAGGACGCCGTCATTCAGGCCAAAATCTCCGCGGGAACGATCGTCTGCAAAGGCAAGATCACGGGAGACGTCGTCGCCAGAGAACGCGTCAAGCTGCGCGCACCGGCCGTCGTCAACGGCAGCGTGAAGACGCCGATTCTCTCGATGGAAGACGGCGTGCAGTTCAACGGGGGGCTGGAGATGGGTCAGGGTACTCAAGGTGCCACGGTACATACCCTGAGCGGAAGCAGCGCCTCCGGTGTCAAACGGGTGGGCGCCTAG
- the atpG gene encoding ATP synthase F1 subunit gamma, whose protein sequence is MPSLQSLRRKIAAFKNTQKITKAMKMVAAAKLKRSQDRILAARPYAHKMRSVMGSLSQRVNRKVHPLLRKHEGRKVEILVVTSDRGLCGGFNGNIVRKSSEFARQCEARGLQANLSIVGRKGRDYFRRRSWTIRQEWTGVFDKLSFEHAIDIGDDLSRNFVDGSFDELYVVYNEFKSAIQQRVIVEQLFPIDTAAEFGSAQAEGTTGGSYLCEPDEVEILSALAPKHVQVQTYRILLESAAAEHGARMAAMDGATRNAGQLIRKVTLYYNKTRQAAITKELMDIVGGAEALK, encoded by the coding sequence ATGCCAAGTTTACAAAGTCTGCGCAGGAAAATTGCGGCCTTCAAGAATACGCAGAAGATCACCAAGGCCATGAAAATGGTGGCCGCGGCCAAGCTCAAACGGTCGCAAGACCGTATCCTGGCGGCGAGACCCTACGCGCACAAGATGCGGAGCGTCATGGGGAGTCTCAGCCAACGGGTCAACCGCAAGGTCCATCCACTGCTGAGAAAGCATGAGGGCCGGAAAGTGGAGATCCTCGTCGTGACCAGCGACCGAGGGCTTTGCGGAGGCTTTAACGGAAACATCGTCAGGAAAAGTTCGGAATTCGCCCGGCAATGCGAGGCACGGGGCCTTCAGGCGAATCTGAGCATCGTCGGTCGCAAAGGCCGCGACTACTTCCGCCGTCGTAGTTGGACGATCAGACAGGAATGGACGGGCGTCTTCGACAAGCTCAGTTTCGAGCATGCCATCGATATCGGGGATGACCTGAGCCGCAACTTTGTGGACGGCAGCTTCGACGAATTGTATGTCGTCTACAACGAGTTCAAGTCCGCGATTCAGCAGCGGGTCATCGTCGAACAGCTCTTTCCGATCGATACAGCCGCCGAGTTCGGCTCAGCCCAAGCTGAAGGCACCACCGGCGGGAGTTATCTCTGTGAGCCGGACGAGGTGGAGATCCTGAGCGCCTTGGCGCCGAAGCACGTGCAAGTGCAGACCTACCGCATCCTGTTGGAGTCAGCGGCAGCCGAGCACGGAGCCCGCATGGCGGCCATGGACGGCGCGACCAGAAATGCCGGGCAACTCATCAGGAAGGTCACATTGTATTACAACAAGACTCGGCAGGCCGCCATCACCAAGGAACTGATGGACATTGTAGGAGGCGCCGAGGCGCTGAAGTAA
- a CDS encoding ParB/RepB/Spo0J family partition protein: MEKKALGRGLEALLPSGKPTAVPDATDVQHLRVDAIVPNRYQPRQSFSPQELDELTASLKQSGLLQPILVRRKGDGIYELISGERRWRASKAAGLETIQAVVRNCSDDESMVLALVENLQREDLNPLEMARAYHRMLVEFGLTQEVIAQRVGCERSSIANIVRLLNLPADVQQLIETDQLTLGHAKVILGLSSPVEQQRIAQLIAARGLSVRETENLVESALGEKKRKIKEVRRSPLSDVEHRLEKRLGTKVKIASGRRGGRIIIHYFSPAELDGILENILQ; this comes from the coding sequence ATGGAGAAAAAAGCCTTGGGTAGGGGTCTGGAGGCGCTCCTTCCCTCCGGCAAACCGACTGCGGTGCCTGACGCAACTGATGTGCAGCACCTTCGGGTTGATGCGATCGTCCCCAACCGATATCAACCGAGACAGAGCTTCTCGCCGCAGGAACTCGATGAGTTGACGGCCTCGCTCAAACAAAGCGGGTTGCTGCAGCCGATACTCGTTCGGCGCAAGGGAGACGGGATCTATGAGTTGATATCGGGAGAGCGTCGGTGGCGTGCTTCGAAAGCCGCCGGGCTGGAGACCATTCAAGCCGTCGTCCGGAACTGCAGCGACGACGAGTCCATGGTCCTGGCCCTGGTGGAGAATCTCCAGCGTGAGGATCTCAATCCTTTGGAAATGGCGAGGGCCTATCACCGCATGCTGGTGGAATTCGGTCTGACACAGGAGGTGATCGCCCAGCGGGTCGGTTGTGAACGGTCTTCCATTGCCAATATCGTCCGACTGCTGAACCTTCCTGCCGACGTACAACAACTCATCGAGACCGATCAGCTTACCTTGGGCCATGCCAAGGTCATTCTAGGGCTGTCGAGTCCTGTCGAGCAGCAACGGATCGCTCAACTGATCGCGGCCCGCGGTCTCTCTGTCCGAGAAACCGAAAACTTAGTCGAATCCGCTCTCGGTGAGAAGAAGCGCAAGATCAAAGAGGTCAGGCGGTCTCCTTTGTCGGATGTCGAACATCGGTTGGAGAAACGGCTCGGCACCAAGGTGAAGATCGCCAGCGGCCGCCGTGGCGGCAGAATCATCATCCACTATTTTTCTCCCGCGGAGCTCGACGGGATTCTGGAAAATATTCTTCAGTGA
- a CDS encoding polymer-forming cytoskeletal protein translates to MWALKERQNPMVQGRDNITLFAKDVRFKGVVKFDGTVRVDGHVEGEIHTTGTLIVGETAVIKGVVSAGVLMNSGRINGTITAVEKISVHKPGVLVGDIRTPSIAIEEGSHFHGMCDMGLERWPEEEPAVTLAS, encoded by the coding sequence ATGTGGGCACTGAAGGAACGCCAGAATCCGATGGTGCAGGGGCGCGACAATATCACGCTCTTCGCCAAGGACGTCCGCTTCAAGGGTGTCGTCAAATTCGACGGCACTGTGCGGGTTGATGGCCATGTCGAGGGCGAAATCCATACGACCGGGACCTTGATCGTCGGAGAAACGGCGGTCATCAAGGGAGTCGTGTCGGCCGGCGTTCTCATGAACAGCGGCAGGATCAACGGGACGATCACGGCGGTGGAAAAAATCAGCGTCCACAAGCCCGGTGTCCTCGTGGGTGACATCCGTACCCCGTCGATCGCGATTGAAGAGGGGTCGCATTTTCACGGCATGTGCGATATGGGGCTGGAGCGGTGGCCGGAGGAGGAACCCGCCGTCACTCTCGCCTCATAG
- the mnmA gene encoding tRNA 2-thiouridine(34) synthase MnmA: MARSTVLLGMSGGVDSSVAAVLLVRQGYDVQGVTLQVWEPEDEHAPVSKKWQERGCCKIGIAKFVANRLNIPYEVIDMRQPFREGVIDDFLRAYGEGTTPNPCVRCNERVKLRGLVELADARGIQYVATGHYVRTAQQNGKTMLYRSVDAKKDQSYFLYRLHADWLPRLIFPVGGMHKAQVWREAEALGLPADELKESQEICFVSRGDYRTFIETELPGAKKLGAFVDREGRYLGAHEGIAFYTPGQRRGLGVAAGRRLYVQEVRAATNTVVLGPEESLAQHSCQVVDLNLLHPNLFTQMIRAEVKIRHATPACPATIEPVDRTTLRVRFDAPLRAVSPGQSAVFYQEDAVLGGGIIRAD; the protein is encoded by the coding sequence ATGGCGCGTTCGACAGTACTCCTCGGCATGAGCGGCGGAGTGGATAGCTCCGTGGCCGCTGTCTTGCTGGTCCGGCAAGGCTACGACGTTCAAGGTGTCACCCTCCAAGTCTGGGAGCCTGAGGACGAGCATGCCCCCGTGTCGAAAAAGTGGCAGGAGCGGGGATGCTGCAAAATCGGGATCGCGAAGTTTGTCGCGAACAGGTTGAACATTCCCTACGAAGTGATCGACATGCGGCAGCCCTTCCGGGAAGGAGTCATCGATGACTTTCTCCGGGCCTACGGAGAAGGCACGACCCCGAATCCCTGCGTGCGATGTAATGAACGCGTCAAACTGCGCGGCCTCGTTGAGCTTGCGGACGCTCGCGGCATTCAGTACGTCGCGACCGGTCACTACGTTCGGACCGCGCAGCAGAACGGGAAGACCATGCTGTACCGATCCGTGGATGCGAAGAAGGACCAGAGTTACTTTCTCTATCGCCTGCATGCCGACTGGCTGCCACGCCTCATCTTTCCCGTGGGTGGAATGCACAAGGCGCAGGTCTGGCGCGAGGCGGAAGCGCTGGGGCTGCCCGCCGATGAGTTGAAGGAAAGCCAAGAAATTTGCTTTGTGAGCCGCGGCGACTATCGGACCTTCATTGAAACAGAACTGCCCGGAGCAAAAAAGCTCGGGGCTTTCGTCGACCGGGAAGGGCGATATCTCGGCGCCCATGAAGGCATCGCCTTCTATACGCCGGGACAGCGGCGCGGCCTGGGTGTGGCGGCCGGCCGGCGACTCTATGTTCAGGAAGTCCGCGCCGCGACCAACACCGTCGTCCTGGGTCCCGAAGAGTCACTTGCGCAACACAGTTGTCAGGTCGTGGATCTGAACCTGTTGCATCCGAATCTGTTCACGCAGATGATTCGAGCCGAGGTCAAAATCCGCCATGCCACGCCGGCTTGCCCCGCAACGATCGAGCCGGTCGATCGGACCACTCTCCGCGTCCGCTTCGATGCTCCGCTGCGAGCCGTGAGTCCCGGCCAGTCCGCCGTCTTTTATCAGGAGGACGCCGTGCTCGGCGGCGGCATCATTCGCGCCGACTAG
- the atpD gene encoding F0F1 ATP synthase subunit beta, which translates to MSTGKVVQVIGPVVDVEFPPGHLPNIYNALKVHQEENKAAGRPAVRLTLEVAQHLGENRVRGVAMSSTDGLTRGMDVQDTGAAISVPVGRETLGRLINVLGEPVDEKGPLKAKKTYPIHRPAPKLEDQETKTEVLETGIKVVDLLEPYSKGGKVGLFGGAGVGKTVIIMELINNIALHHGGFSVFAGVGERTREGNDLWHEMQESKVIDPDDFTKSKAALVYGQMNEPPGARLRVGLTGLTVAEYFRDEENQDVLLFVDNIFRFTQAGSEVSALLGRMPSAVGYQPNLSTEMGALQERITSTKRGSITSVQAIYVPADDLTDPAPATAFAHLDATTVLSRQLAELGIYPAVDPLDSTSRILDPQVIGEEHYKVARGVQSVLQRYKDLQDIIAILGMDELSEDDKMVVTRARKIQRFLSQPFHVAEAFTGAPGKYVKLKDTVRSFKEILDGKYDHLPEQAFYMVGPIEEAVAKAEKMGVKV; encoded by the coding sequence GTGAGTACTGGCAAAGTCGTTCAAGTCATCGGACCGGTCGTCGACGTGGAGTTCCCTCCCGGACATCTTCCGAATATTTATAACGCCCTGAAGGTTCATCAGGAGGAAAACAAGGCGGCGGGTAGACCGGCGGTGCGTCTGACACTCGAGGTCGCGCAGCATCTCGGAGAAAACCGTGTGCGCGGCGTCGCCATGTCCTCGACCGACGGTCTGACCAGGGGTATGGATGTGCAGGATACCGGCGCCGCCATCTCTGTCCCGGTCGGTCGTGAGACCTTGGGCCGGCTCATCAATGTGCTCGGCGAGCCGGTCGATGAGAAGGGACCGCTGAAGGCGAAGAAAACCTACCCGATCCACCGGCCTGCGCCGAAGCTGGAGGACCAAGAGACGAAAACCGAGGTGCTGGAAACGGGCATTAAGGTCGTCGATCTGCTCGAACCCTACAGCAAGGGCGGAAAAGTCGGCCTCTTCGGCGGAGCCGGCGTCGGCAAGACCGTCATCATCATGGAGCTCATCAACAATATCGCCTTACACCACGGGGGATTCTCCGTCTTTGCCGGGGTGGGAGAGCGGACGCGCGAAGGCAACGATCTCTGGCACGAGATGCAGGAGTCCAAAGTCATCGATCCCGACGATTTTACGAAGTCGAAGGCCGCCCTCGTCTACGGGCAGATGAACGAGCCCCCCGGCGCCCGTCTTCGCGTCGGCCTCACCGGTCTCACCGTGGCGGAGTACTTCCGGGACGAAGAGAATCAGGACGTGCTGCTGTTTGTCGACAACATCTTCCGGTTCACGCAGGCCGGGTCGGAGGTGTCCGCACTACTGGGCCGCATGCCCTCCGCCGTGGGATACCAACCGAACTTGTCCACAGAAATGGGTGCGCTGCAGGAACGCATTACCTCGACCAAACGTGGGTCGATCACGTCGGTGCAGGCGATCTATGTGCCCGCCGACGACTTGACCGATCCCGCTCCTGCGACGGCCTTTGCGCACCTGGACGCCACAACCGTGCTGTCCCGGCAACTGGCCGAGTTGGGTATTTATCCGGCCGTCGATCCCCTCGATTCGACGTCTCGTATTCTTGATCCGCAAGTGATCGGCGAGGAGCATTACAAGGTTGCGCGCGGCGTGCAGTCCGTGTTGCAGCGGTACAAGGATCTGCAGGACATCATCGCGATTCTCGGCATGGACGAATTGTCGGAGGACGACAAGATGGTTGTGACCCGCGCACGGAAGATTCAGCGGTTCTTGTCGCAACCGTTCCATGTGGCCGAGGCCTTTACCGGCGCGCCGGGGAAGTACGTGAAACTCAAGGATACCGTCCGCAGCTTCAAGGAAATTCTGGACGGCAAATATGACCATTTGCCCGAACAGGCCTTTTACATGGTAGGACCGATCGAAGAAGCGGTCGCGAAGGCGGAAAAGATGGGAGTGAAAGTCTAG
- a CDS encoding GNAT family protein, whose amino-acid sequence MPFPLDANLKDGTAIELTLAGQGDLSLLATLYEKIVTEGTSYPHDQLLREEEFQDYWVKGKSTVVAYERPRKPSGELLGAFYLKPNWPGRAKHVANAGFIVSPDWRNRGLGRLLGATMLDYAQVLGFRSVIFNLVFSENQVARHLWEQLGFRVLGVIPDAVRKNDGRYQDALMMFRSLS is encoded by the coding sequence ATGCCATTTCCTCTTGACGCCAATTTGAAGGACGGGACAGCGATCGAATTGACCCTGGCAGGACAGGGGGATTTGTCGTTGCTCGCCACGCTCTATGAGAAGATCGTGACCGAGGGGACGTCGTACCCCCACGACCAGCTCCTTCGGGAAGAGGAATTTCAGGATTATTGGGTCAAGGGCAAGAGTACGGTGGTGGCCTATGAGCGGCCACGCAAGCCGAGCGGTGAATTGCTGGGCGCATTTTATCTCAAGCCGAACTGGCCTGGGCGGGCGAAGCATGTGGCGAACGCCGGCTTCATCGTCTCGCCGGACTGGCGGAATCGCGGCTTGGGTCGCCTCCTCGGCGCGACGATGCTGGACTATGCCCAGGTGCTCGGCTTTCGCAGTGTCATTTTCAATCTTGTCTTTTCTGAAAATCAGGTCGCGCGCCACTTGTGGGAGCAGCTCGGCTTTCGGGTACTTGGCGTGATTCCCGATGCCGTGCGTAAGAACGATGGTCGCTACCAGGACGCGCTCATGATGTTTCGCTCGTTGAGCTAA
- the atpA gene encoding F0F1 ATP synthase subunit alpha — protein sequence MQIKADEISAIIKEKIKGFDKQVDVKETGSVIQVGDGIAKVYGLDGAMAGEMLEFPGGLYGIALNLEEDNVGAVLMGDDVGIKEGDPVKRTGRIAEIPVGEALVGRVVNAIGQPIDGKGPITSPHSSRIEVVAPGVNTRQSVREPLQTGIKAIDAMIPIGRGQRELIIGDRQTGKTAIAVDTIINQKGLGVFCIYVAIGQKRSTVARVVKTLEENHAMDYSMVVSATASDAAPMQFLAPFAGAAIGEYFRDHGKHALIVYDDLSKHAVAYRQLSLLLRRPPGREAYPGDVFYLHSRLLERAAKLSDKLGGGSLTALPIIETQAGDVSAYIPTNVISITDGQIYLGSDLFYSGIRPAINVGLSVSRVGGSAQVKTMRQVAGTLRLDLAQYREMAAFAQFGSELDKATQLQLARGVRMVELLKQGQYKPMPVSDQVLSIYAGVNGFLDDVPVDKVQQFEADFLHYVQQHHAELKKEIVSIGKIDDKVGGRLKEILATFKQKMGYGGK from the coding sequence ATGCAGATCAAAGCGGACGAAATCAGCGCGATCATCAAAGAGAAGATCAAGGGCTTCGACAAGCAGGTCGACGTCAAAGAGACCGGATCAGTCATTCAAGTGGGCGACGGCATCGCCAAGGTCTATGGCTTGGACGGTGCCATGGCCGGCGAAATGTTGGAATTCCCCGGCGGTTTGTACGGCATCGCCCTCAATCTCGAAGAGGACAATGTCGGCGCCGTCCTGATGGGTGACGACGTCGGAATCAAGGAAGGCGATCCGGTGAAGCGCACCGGCCGCATCGCAGAGATTCCCGTCGGCGAGGCCCTGGTCGGCCGCGTTGTGAACGCCATCGGGCAGCCGATCGACGGGAAGGGACCGATCACATCGCCGCATTCATCGCGTATCGAGGTGGTGGCTCCCGGCGTCAATACCCGCCAATCGGTGCGCGAGCCGTTACAGACCGGCATCAAGGCGATCGATGCCATGATCCCGATCGGGCGCGGGCAGCGGGAGTTGATCATCGGGGATCGGCAGACCGGGAAGACCGCCATCGCCGTCGACACCATCATCAATCAAAAGGGCCTCGGCGTGTTCTGCATCTACGTCGCCATCGGCCAAAAGCGCTCGACCGTTGCCCGCGTGGTCAAGACTCTGGAAGAAAACCACGCCATGGACTACAGCATGGTCGTGTCGGCGACCGCCAGCGATGCGGCTCCGATGCAGTTCTTGGCCCCCTTCGCCGGCGCCGCAATCGGCGAATATTTTCGAGACCACGGCAAGCACGCGTTGATCGTCTACGACGATCTGTCGAAGCATGCGGTCGCATACCGGCAATTGTCGCTGTTGTTGCGACGACCTCCCGGACGCGAGGCCTATCCGGGCGACGTGTTCTATCTCCATTCTCGGCTGTTGGAGCGCGCGGCGAAGCTCAGCGACAAGCTCGGCGGGGGGAGCCTGACTGCGCTTCCCATCATCGAAACCCAAGCGGGCGACGTGTCGGCGTACATTCCGACCAACGTCATCTCGATCACGGACGGACAGATCTATCTCGGCAGCGACCTCTTCTACTCGGGCATCAGGCCGGCGATCAACGTCGGGTTGTCCGTGTCGCGTGTCGGGGGCTCGGCCCAAGTCAAGACGATGAGACAGGTGGCCGGAACCCTTCGCCTTGACCTCGCGCAATACCGGGAAATGGCGGCCTTCGCGCAGTTCGGCAGCGAACTGGACAAGGCCACGCAGCTGCAGCTCGCGCGCGGCGTGAGAATGGTCGAGCTGTTGAAGCAGGGGCAGTACAAGCCGATGCCGGTGAGTGATCAGGTGCTGTCCATCTATGCCGGGGTCAACGGCTTTCTCGACGATGTGCCGGTGGACAAGGTTCAGCAGTTCGAAGCCGATTTTCTCCACTACGTACAACAGCACCATGCGGAACTGAAGAAGGAAATCGTCAGCATCGGCAAGATCGATGATAAAGTCGGCGGCCGACTCAAGGAAATCCTCGCGACGTTCAAGCAGAAGATGGGATACGGCGGGAAGTAG
- a CDS encoding methyltransferase domain-containing protein: protein MAARQVWDPQQYAEHARFVTDLGAPLIDLLAPQPGEHVLDVGCGDGVLTKQLMDLGCDAVGIDASPAMVEAAKARGVPAQVMDGHQLPFHEAFDAVFSNAALHWMVKPDEALRSIRLALRPGGRFVAEFGGKGNLTRVLAGLHTILKTYGCDSTTIEPWYFPTAEEYRSRLERQGFRVISIDLVPRPTNLPGDITTWLEMFAQPFLGLIPDTSRAEFLRRVREALRPELATSDGRWTVDYVRLRCHAVKPTVG from the coding sequence ATGGCAGCCCGACAAGTCTGGGACCCTCAACAGTACGCGGAGCACGCGCGGTTCGTGACGGACCTCGGAGCCCCGCTGATCGACCTGCTGGCGCCCCAACCGGGCGAGCATGTCTTGGATGTGGGTTGTGGCGATGGGGTGCTCACCAAGCAGCTCATGGACCTGGGCTGCGACGCGGTCGGAATCGATGCGAGTCCCGCGATGGTCGAGGCAGCGAAGGCCCGTGGCGTCCCCGCCCAGGTGATGGACGGGCATCAGCTTCCCTTCCACGAGGCCTTCGACGCGGTCTTCAGCAACGCAGCGTTGCACTGGATGGTCAAACCCGACGAAGCGCTGCGCAGTATTCGACTGGCCTTACGACCTGGCGGCCGGTTTGTGGCGGAGTTTGGCGGGAAAGGCAACTTGACCAGGGTGCTGGCCGGGCTTCACACCATTCTCAAGACGTACGGCTGCGATTCCACCACCATTGAACCCTGGTACTTCCCGACCGCTGAGGAATATCGTTCCAGACTGGAGCGGCAGGGCTTCCGGGTCATCTCGATCGACTTGGTTCCTCGTCCGACGAATTTACCTGGGGATATCACAACCTGGTTGGAGATGTTCGCTCAGCCGTTCCTCGGCCTGATCCCGGACACGAGCCGCGCTGAATTCCTCCGGCGCGTGCGCGAGGCGCTGCGGCCTGAGTTGGCGACCTCCGATGGTCGCTGGACGGTGGATTACGTCCGCCTGCGCTGCCATGCCGTCAAGCCGACCGTTGGGTGA
- a CDS encoding F0F1 ATP synthase subunit epsilon — protein MAGKILLEVVTPEKQLLSQQVDEVIAPGSEGEFGVLHGHCHFLSTLRIGELRYRTGDRTFHMAILWGYAEVTPDRVTIMAEIAEKAEDIDVDRAQAAVESAERRLKAGGLPSELKEAEISLEKARLRKKIAERAGKSGHA, from the coding sequence GTGGCTGGAAAGATTCTGTTGGAAGTCGTCACGCCGGAAAAACAGCTGCTGAGCCAGCAGGTGGATGAAGTCATCGCGCCGGGCTCTGAAGGAGAGTTCGGGGTGTTGCACGGCCACTGTCATTTCCTTTCCACCTTGCGAATCGGTGAACTCCGCTATCGCACGGGTGACCGAACGTTTCACATGGCCATCCTCTGGGGCTACGCCGAAGTGACGCCCGATCGTGTCACCATCATGGCCGAGATCGCGGAAAAAGCCGAGGATATCGACGTGGACCGGGCACAGGCCGCCGTCGAATCGGCGGAGCGACGCCTGAAGGCCGGTGGTCTTCCCTCCGAACTCAAGGAGGCTGAAATCAGCCTCGAAAAAGCCCGCCTCCGTAAGAAGATCGCTGAACGAGCCGGCAAGAGCGGCCACGCCTAG
- a CDS encoding proteasome-type protease: MTYCVGIILDSGLVLASDSRTNAGVDQIGNFRKMTVFDRPGDRMIVMLSSGNLAVTQGVVALLEQRAQMHQQNIWNSGSLYEVACLVGETLREVHKRDGPYLMQHNIDAGAGFILGGQICGERHRLFNIYTEGNFIEATPDTPFCQNGEIKYGKPILDRVISYSTGLMEAAKCVLISFDSTMRSNISVGPPIDLLCYERDSLKVGLQRRLGDQDPYFDDVRRRWGSGLKRLFSELPDPHWDN, translated from the coding sequence ATGACGTATTGTGTGGGGATCATCCTGGATTCGGGCTTGGTGCTCGCGTCGGATTCACGCACCAATGCCGGCGTGGATCAAATCGGCAACTTTCGTAAGATGACGGTCTTCGACCGCCCCGGTGACCGGATGATCGTCATGCTCAGTTCCGGCAATCTTGCCGTGACCCAGGGCGTGGTCGCCCTGCTGGAACAGCGGGCCCAGATGCATCAACAGAATATCTGGAACAGCGGGTCCCTGTACGAGGTCGCTTGTCTCGTCGGAGAGACCTTGCGCGAAGTCCACAAACGAGATGGGCCCTATCTCATGCAGCACAATATCGACGCGGGCGCCGGCTTTATTCTGGGAGGGCAGATCTGCGGCGAGCGGCACCGGTTGTTCAACATCTATACGGAAGGCAATTTCATCGAAGCCACCCCGGATACGCCGTTCTGCCAGAATGGCGAGATCAAGTATGGGAAGCCCATCCTCGATCGAGTGATCTCCTATTCCACCGGCCTGATGGAAGCGGCGAAATGCGTCCTGATCTCGTTCGACTCCACCATGCGCAGCAATATTTCCGTCGGCCCGCCGATCGACTTGCTCTGCTACGAGCGGGACAGCCTGAAAGTCGGACTCCAGCGGCGTCTCGGAGACCAAGACCCGTATTTTGACGATGTGCGTCGGCGGTGGGGATCTGGGTTAAAGCGCCTGTTCTCCGAGCTGCCCGATCCACACTGGGACAATTGA